A region from the Mercenaria mercenaria strain notata chromosome 7, MADL_Memer_1, whole genome shotgun sequence genome encodes:
- the LOC123553887 gene encoding uncharacterized protein LOC123553887, with amino-acid sequence MSEHRRLTSDSSDGTTDTDISTMSIDHQALHDANAYRETLYSPGNTFSISDHVPVSEIKGSTEHLHQYGVLDRLRKIFEGPKRHVEDRKKRLQKEETEKKERLSLFHAPRTVHNEAYQNQRMPVAPGYARECLNIESTDEATGSFEDSQSEFRGKYAQNLEENYSKSKIPLERILSHPCYCFTQFDTEIKHFNRPNSEQSISCKCQTELKNKGKAISGMHGSASHTETKITKSTDTGTETIPYAAKNMGSKLTNTRDENIKAITERDTLIHQFQEKNMQSFVDAEAVGFLKLRKNYNNLKKLFVALAIVNIILIICVVSVLPVILVTFKLSYYHEVKSDDDIKQIVSEHLSSNNWIASSSVYCVSCRNLDQTLSKFFTERQDKRCCIEDISKVFTVFTNLTDQKNDECHSRLNNLEEDHDEMLSHIINLKMKLFNTSELDVNEDWLKHPGIQKNNRLINMFLTRQHSAIHLKGAVKKDDIKWTADISEGKLWHNDNGISVENGGMYYVYSIIRYKKNTCGSNGKFGYEVKRRTGIGSAVRIASVYNDCTNGTHYDQDLVIQRVFQLSVGQNSEVFIDIGEFCHNLVVEEDIHSFGIFEL; translated from the exons ATGTCAGAGCATAGGCGTCTCACTAGTGATAGTTCAGATGGAACCACTGACACAGATATATCTACAATGTCAATTGATCATCAAGCTCTACATGATGCAAATGCTTATCGAGAAACATTGTATTCTCCTGGAAATACGTTTTCCATCTCAGACCATGTTCCTGTTAGTGAAATAAAAGGATCTACTGAACATCTGCATCAATATGGAGTGCTCGACAGATTAAGGAAAATATTTGAGGGACCGAAACGTCATGTCGAAGATCGTAAAAAGAGACTACAAAAAGAAGAAACAGAGAAAAAAGAACGTTTGTCATTATTTCACGCTCCTAGGACGGTACATAATGAAGCATATCAAAACCAACGAATGCCTGTAGCTCCAGGTTATGCCAGAGAATGCTTAAACATTGAATCAACCGATGAGGCAACTGGCAGTTTCGAGGATAGTCAATCAGAATTTAGAGGAAAATATGCACAAAATCTTGAAGAAAATTATTCTAAATCAAAAATTCCACTGGAGAGGATACTATCTCACCCCTGCTATTGTTTCACACAGTTTGATACagagataaaacattttaacaggCCAAATAGTGAGCAAAGCATCAGTTGTAAATGTCAAACcgaattaaaaaataaaggtaaagCTATATCAGGAATGCACGGAAGCGCATCACATACGGAGACGAAGATCACAAAGTCTACTGACACTGGTACAGAAACCATTCCATATGCAGCTAAAAACATGGGCAGTAAACTTACAAATACTCGTGACGAAAATATAAAAGCGATAACAGAGAGAGATACGCTGATACATCAGTTTCAGGAAAAAAATATGCAGTCGTTTGTGGATGCTGAAGCTGTCGGATTTCTTAAACTACGCAAAAATTACAACAACTTGAAGAAACTCTTTGTTGCTTTGGCAATTGTGAACATAATTCTTATCATCTGTGTTGTGTCCGTTTTGCCAGTAATTTTAGTAACATTTAAATTGTCATATTATCATGAAGTAAAATCAGATGATGATATCAAACAAATTGTATCCGAGCATTTATCATCGAATAACTGGATTGCAAGTTCAAGTGTTTATTGTGTGTCGTGTAGAAACCTGGATCAAACTTTGAGTAAATTTTTCACGGAACGCCAAGACAAAAGATGTTGCATAGAGGATATTTCTAAAGTATTCACAGTTTTTACGAATTTAACTGACCAG aaaaatgACGAATGCCATTCAAGACTGAATAATTTGGAAGAAG accatGACGAGATGCTGTCTCACATTATTAACTTAAAGATGAAGTTGTTCAATACATCTGAGTTAGACGTTAATGAAGACTGGCTTAAACATCCGGGAATACAGAAAAACAACAGACTTATCAATATGTTTCTAACACGTCAGCATTCTGCTATACATCTAAAAGGAGCTG tGAAGAAAGATGATATTAAATGGACTGCCGATATATCAGAAGGAAAGCTATGGCATAATGATAATGGAATATCTGTGGAAAATGGCGGAATGTATTACGTGTACAGTATTATTCGATACAAGAAAAATACCTGTGGATCAAATGG GAAATTCGGGTATGAAGTGAAGCGCAGAACCGGCATTGGGTCAGCAGTGCGGATTGCTTCTGTGTACAACGACTGCACGAATGGAACACATTACGATCAGGACCTTGTTATACAGAGGGTGTTTCAACTGTCTGTTGGACAAAACAGTGAAGTGTTTATTGATATTGGTGAATTTTGTCACAATCTTGTTGTTGAAGAAGATATACATTCATTTGGTATATTTGAACTCTGA